A genome region from Etheostoma cragini isolate CJK2018 chromosome 4, CSU_Ecrag_1.0, whole genome shotgun sequence includes the following:
- the LOC117943425 gene encoding uncharacterized protein LOC117943425, with translation MSTQSAKKKRLGSRRRGANQNETSKNDDFHITDNTFVAECDIPEEKAESLNVFPNPDNLTTKIQHPPSPELSGNRRKLGSCRKNKLLHVEDEPIEEVEGKTRVKETTVTKQMSLAIQSEKQEVIQGSEDVSTTHEDYFYPAATPKYSSPKADLESLTPKSENLQADLEENETDSKVVYDPCKLGETAQEGIDSSDSLRNEEVKESTHLVGISELTSSSMLSGPGVDRQLIDQLNFRPMPEEKLSNVNAVTEKECKEREDNTELLRKEGNLQGNSLVSESHVESVAMQFCTKPEITTEKIVRRENTVLEQAPISSPLEELPTDEKQNELSNLFEGKCTHHSEDSVKNLHEHEVRPTEIKEMPPIDDSSESVVHDVTGNSKIISGNLTDRTEISDTYQSALIVERTDEFPMNTDISMPDDKQDEQSKKESNFEAVEQKNEGYYVSDTKKPQTSNIEGVDTALGQVYETEGRGQDYTKPSSEQTGLKEKEELVPEMERESSLQTLQTEINAPLESQPQHSNTGFNPIGNQRRKLGSSRKNKGRQRVKDPVVETYHNPTEEVVGDTRDNEPLETTEMSLSIDTAVKEKSWETMLEEMDQFHTSQTEDVCDPVKENALVGGNLHSSFTVDQQMIDQSNSTEMPEEELSNVCFVKEENKEGDDHTELFRQDGSLQTHYLVSESGVKSEDVDYSITPEITTNEHPHKEHTEPHCSFEQPIFLSTKRELPTNDRQMEIFNSSEGKGAHQSEDSLNILHENEITPTDMHEIPQIYDLSESRINDATEKSELFSGYLADQTEVSDTYQFELIVKSTDYSLTKQELSNPDKHVNHPAKENYFEALEQENKDCHVYGSKKPQISDIERLDTALDRGDEIEDRVEDDIKPSAEHTGHQEKEELLSEMEESESSLRTLQSGINASFDAQPQHGETSLNSFGNRRKLGSNRKNKGRQHVKGSVAESYNVHKEDVESTKDNEAFETGQMLLAIERTSQGSERDSKPATHDRSLYTVIVPGYSSDIPGPTRTNHPEADQESLNTKSENSLYDHDERGTDFKVDVSDKSVESTLEGTDQSDTLQSQEVTGAHHSEDAVNTVHEPEVKPTEMPQIDYTSESLINDATDNSEIISGNLADQTEVSDTYQCEVIVKRTGDSPTNQKTSNSDKQDEHPTKESSFESIGRNHEDSHMYDIKEPQMSHIEGVDTSQTKDVF, from the exons atgtctactcaaagtgcaaagaaaaaaagacttggtTCACGTCGCCGGGGAGCAAACCAAAATGAAACCTCTAAGAATGATGACTTCCACATAACAGACAATACTTTTGTAGCCGAGTGCGACATACCAGAAGAAAAGGCTGAATCATTAAATGTATTTCCTAATCCTGACAATTTAACAACTAAAATACAACATCCACCTTCGCCCGAACTCTCAGGAAACAGACGAAAACTGGGATCTTGTCGCAAAAATAAACTACTGCATGTTGAGGATGAACCTATTGAGGAAGTTGAGGGAAAAACAAGGGTAAAGGAAACCacagtaacaaaacaaatgtcactTGCAATACAATCTGAGAAGCAGGAAGTTATTCAAGGGAGTGAAGATGTGTCTACAACACATGAAGACTATTTCTATCCGGCCGCTACACCTAAATATTCTTCTCCAAAAGCTGACCTGGAAAGTTTAACTCCCAAAAGTGAAAATCTGCAAGCAGACCTAGAGGAAAATGAGACTGACTCTAAAGTGGTATATGACCCTTGTAAATTAGGGGAGACTGCTCAAGAAGGAATTGACAGTTCGGATAGTCTTCGCAATGAGGAAGTCAAAGAAAGTACACATCTTGTTGGCATCTCAGAGTTAACTAGTTCAAGTATGCTTTCAGGTCCAGGAGTAGATAGGCAACTCATTGACCAATTAAATTTCAGGCCAATGCCTGAAGAAAAACTTTCCAATGTGAATGCTGTAACAGAAAAAGAGTGCAAGGAAAGAGAGGACAACACAGAATTGTTGAGGAAGGAGGGAAATTTACAGGGCAACTCTTTGGTGAGTGAGTCACATGTGGAATCAGTAGCTATGCAGTTTTGTACCAAACCGGAGATAACCACAGAAAAAATCGTCCGAAGAGAAAATACAGTACTTGAACAAGCCCCAATTTCATCACCATTAGAGGAGTTACCTACGGACGAGAAACAAAATGAGCTTTCCAATTTATTTGAAGGGAAATGCACTCATCATTCAGAGGATTCTGTTAAAAACTTGCATGAACATGAGGTTAGGCCAACAGAGATTAAAGAAATGCCTCCAATTGATGACTCATCTGAAAGTGTGGTACACGATGTCACAGGAAATTCTAAAATCATTTCTGGAAACTTAACAGATAGAACTGAAATCAGTGACACATACCAATCGGCATTGATTGTGGAGAGAACTGATGAGTTTCCTATGAATACGGACATTTCAATGCCTGACGACAAACAAGATGAGcaatctaaaaaagaaagcaacttTGAAGCTGTAGAGCAGAAAAACGAGGGTTATTATGTTTCTGATACCAAGAAACCACAAACCAGCAACATAGAAGGCGTAGACACTGCACTAGGTCAGGTATATGAGACGGAAGGCAGAGGACAGGATTACACAAAACCAAGTTCTGAACAAACAGGTCTTAAGGAGAAGGAAGAACTAGTCCCTGAAATGGAGCGTGAATCCTCTTTACAAACCCTGCAGACAGAAATAAATGCACCTCTTGAATCCCAACCTCAGCATAGCAACACCGGCTTCAACCCCATTGGGAACCAAAG AAGAAAACTGGGGTCTAGCCGAAAAAATAAAGGAAGACAGCGTGTCAAGGACCCTGTTGTTGAAACATACCACAATCCTACAGAAGAAGTTGTTGGCGATACCAGGGATAATGAACCCCTTGAAACAACAGAAATGTCATTATCAATAGACACAGCAGTGAAGGAAAAATCATGGGAAACTATGCTGGAAGAAATGGATCAATTTCACACCTCTCAGACTGAAGATGTTTGTGATccagtaaaagaaaatgcactTGTTGGTGGTAACTTACATTCAAGTTTCACAGTTGATCAGCAGATGATCGACCAATCAAATTCCACAGAGATGCCAGAGGAGGAACTTtccaatgtgtgttttgtaaaagaagaaaacaaggaaGGAGACGACCACACAGAATTGTTCAGGCAGGATGGAAGTTTACAGACCCATTACTTGGTGAGTGAGTCCGGTGTGAAATCAGAAGATGTAGATTATTCTATCACACCAGAGATAACTACAAATGAACACCCCCACAAAGAGCATACAGAACCTCACTGCAGTTTTGAACAACCAATATTTTTGTCGACAAAGAGGGAGTTACCAACAAATGACAGGCAAATGGAGATTTTCAACTCATCTGAAGGAAAAGGGGCTCATCAGTCAGAGGATTCTTTAAACATACTGCATGAAAACGAGATTACGCCAACAGATATGCATGAAATACCTCAAATTTATGACTTATCTGAAAGTCGGATAAATGATGCCACAGAAAAATCTGAACTCTTTTCTGGATACTTGGCTGACCAAACTGAAGTCAGTGACACTTACCAATTTGAGTTAATTGTGAAAAGTACTGATTATTCTCTTACCAAACAGGAACTCTCAAATCCTGACAAACACGTTAATCatcctgcaaaagaaaattacTTTGAGGCTTTAGAGCAGGAAAATAAGGATTGTCATGTATATGGTAGCAAGAAACCACAGATCAGTGACATAGAAAGACTAGACACTGCCTTAGATCGGGGAGATGAGATTGAAGACCGAGTTGAGGATGATATAAAACCCAGTGCTGAACACACAGGTCATCAGGAGAAAGAAGAACTCTTATCTGAAATGGAAGAAAGTGAATCCTCATTACGAACCCTTCAATCAGGAATAAATGCTTCTTTTGACGCCCAACCTCAGCATGGGGAAACCAGCCTCAACTCATTTGGGAACAGAAGAAAACTGGGGTCCAACCGAAAAAATAAAGGAAGACAGCATGTCAAGGGCTCTGTTGCTGAATCATACAATGTACACAAAGAAGATGTAGAAAGTACCAAGGACAATGAAGCCTTCGAAACAGGACAAATGTTATTGGCAATAGAGAGAACAAGTCAAGGGAGTGAGAGGGATAGCAAGCCTGCAACACATGACAGGTCTTTGTATACAGTCATTGTGCCTGGTTATTCTTCTGACATCCCAGGCCCCACAAGAACAAATCATCCAGAGGCTGACCAAGAAAGTTTAAATACTAAAAGTGAAAACTCTCTATATGATCATGATGAAAGAGGGACTGACTTTAAAGTGGATGTGTCTGATAAATCTGTGGAATCCACCCTAGAAGGAACAGACCAATCTGACACTCTTCAGAGTCAAGAAGTCACAGGTGCTCATCATTCAGAAGATGCTGTAAATACAGTGCATGAACCGGAGGTTAAGCCAACAGAAATGCCTCAAATTGATTACACATCTGAAAGTCTGATAAATGATGCCACAGACAATTCTGAAATCATTTCTGGAAACCTGGCAGACCAAACTGAAGTCAGTGACACATACCAATGTGAGGTGATTGTGAAAAGGACTGGTGATTCTCCTACCAATCAGAAAACTTCAAATTCTGACAAACAGGATGAAC ATCCTACAAAAGAAAGCAGCTTTGAGTCCATAGGGCGGAATCATGAGGATTCTCATATGTATGATATCAAGGAACCACAGATGAGCCACATAGAAGGCGTAGACACCTCTCAGACTAAAGATGTTT TTTAA
- the srsf3a gene encoding serine/arginine-rich splicing factor 3a, which translates to MSQTDQFPLDCKVYVGNLGNNGNKTELESAFGYYGPLRSVWVARNPPGFAFVEFEDPRDASDAVKELDGRTMCGCRVRVELSNGEKRSRSRGHPPSWGGRRPRDDFRRRSPPVRRRRRSRSRSRSLSRDRGRQRSLSRDKKCPRSISRSRSRSRSNERK; encoded by the exons ATGA gCCAAACTGACCAATTTCCCCTTGACTGCAAGGTTTATGTTGGGAATCTAGGAAACAATGGAAACAAGACAGAGTTGGAAAGTGCTTTTGGGTACTATGGTCCTTTAAGAAGCGTTTGGGTTGCCAGGAATCCCCCAGGCTTTGCTTTTGTAGAGTTTGAAGATCCCAGAGATGCATCTGATGCTGTGAAAGAACTGGATGGAAG AACCATGTGCGGCTGTCGAGTGCGCGTTGAGTTATCCAATGGGGAGAAGCGCTCAAGGAGCCGTGGCCATCCTCCATCATGGGGTGGTAGACGCCCTCGCGATGATTTTAGGCGGCGTAGTCCTCCAGTCAGACGCAG GAGGAGGAGCCGCAGTCGCAGCAG GTCTCTTTCAAGAGACAGAGGCAGACAACGTTCTCTTTCCAGAGACAAGAAGTGTCCAAGATCCATCTCACGTTCAAGGAG tcGTTCCCGGTCTAACGAGAGAAAATGA